The DNA region tgaaaggaaaaggaaaaaaaaaaaccttttaaagtTTGCCCATATTATAAACGGCATAGAAGCGAGCCACTAGCCATGCCTTGTTAATTCCAGTATCGGCCTTCTTTCACGAATCCGCATGCATGATTGATTGTTGCTACACCTACTTCAATACTCAACTACCATCCTATGTCACGTTCTCGCCTAACAATATTAGATTATATAGTCTCTCCATGGCTCAGTGACTCCCTCAACTTGGATTGCCCATCCACTGTCATGGGAGCTAGCAGAGTGTTCCAGCTCTCCCAGGTTGCTCCCCACAACACCGAGCGTGATGCCTGGCTCGTCATCAATGGCAGGGTATGCTGTCCCTCTCTCCCTCACCTGCAGCATTTCTTCGTTGATTATCATCAGTTGTGATCGAATTGCACAGGTGTTGGACGTGACCAGGTTCCTGGAAGACCACCCAGGGGGCTCAGAGGTTCTGATGGAGTCGGTGGGGAAGGATGCAACGGCCGGGTTTGACGCGGTCGGGCACAGCAAAGCTGCAGCTGAGATAATGGCTAAGTACCAAGTGGGCGTCCTGCAGGGGTTTGAGGACAAGTACAGTGCTCTTGATGCTAAAGAGAAGAGCGAGGGGAAGGTTTATGAGATGACTGGGAGGGTGATAAAGGAGGCTCCGGGTAGAAAGCGCTTGTGGCTGATTGACTTGTTTGTGCCTTCGGCCGTTGCTGTCTTGGCTTTCTGGTATCGCTGCTCTGGATCCCTCGCTGAGGTTTGACAAGTGAACATGTGGAAACTTCTATCTAATTGAATAAAGGTGTTGCTATCAATCTACCATTGAGTGATTTATCGAGCACAAAATAATAAATAGCTGGGCTGAACCTTCCAATGTGCTTAGACTTGTTGGGTCCAAAGTCAAGAACaattccttaaaaaaaattaaaaggagaaTCACAGGAGTGAGAGGGTTAGAGAATGAATTGATTCGAGACAAATGCATTTATTTGAGAATCATTCCAGTAAacatgaaataaaataaaaaaacacctAAAAAAAGAACAAAGTTGTATatcaaagaaacaaaagaaattcACCAAAAAAACCAAGCAGACAAAACAAAATTTATATGGAGACAAAGTTGCAAGGGGAGAAAATGCACTATGGAATTTAAGAGTTTTATCAATGTACGAGTGGACATCTAAGAGGACCTATGCAATAGCTTCAACAAATTCAATGCGATAAACTTGAGGCAGCAAAAAGCACAAATCGAAATATTCTTTTGATGATACATTAAGAAAAAACAGGGCTTTAGCTATTCAAGAAGGGAGACACCCTTTTAAATTTGCCCGTACCTTTTTGGCGCAGCCATTGTAGCTTCGGCTGTTCTGGAAGGCTGGCTACTTATTTCATCGTTAAGATAGCTAACAAGATATTTGTGTTATATACTTATGTTCCGTTTTGCCAACAGCAACTAAACTGTTACAAAGCCAAACAGACGACAAGTTGTTCATGATGCTGCCTACAAGGTTTTTTTGCCGGCTGAACAAAATCAAGCACCATCATAATGACAACGTATTAGCATTTTTTTCTGAATCTGAACAGAATCAGACACCATCATAATTGCATAATGAGTGCTACAGAAGATAAAAATCACACGACACCATCCAAGTGCTATGGGGGCTAACGATTAAAGATGCACCAAAAGCAGTGTCATAATGGGGAATAATCTACAAGCGGGATGATGTCAACTTGACTCGTCTGAACTTGCCGTTTTACTGGGTCCGCATCCTACTGTTCTCTGCTGCCCTCACTTGGAGAAAATATGGATGCGCCTGCACAGATTATTATGTTGGGAATGTCACAGGAAATCTCACATTCATGGCatttcatagaatatttatatgcATATTGTGATTGTTTGCATGCCAGAGTTCAGggcatctacaacactaaacatTGATAAGCATTTGGCTGCTTGTTTCAAGATCTCCAAAGTCTACTTCAAAGTGAGCACAGATGACCAAAAAGTTTGTTTAGAGAAAACCCTAACAATCCCTTAACCTGACATTCCATACTATCTATCTTTTTGTACCTagataaaattttcaaatcattatagAGGAAAGAATTGTACTCCTTGCAGATACTAAAGATGTTCTAATCATAAATTTGTGCTGCAGgaaacaaaaacacaaagaaaCATAAACTCAAATAATACCATTGCTTCTCGTGCTGTGAGTCTATCTTGATGATCATATCGCAGGAGTTTATCAAGGAAATCTATTGCCTGGATCAGTTTTCAGCCAGTCATCACAAGGCAAGTAATTATG from Zingiber officinale cultivar Zhangliang chromosome 4B, Zo_v1.1, whole genome shotgun sequence includes:
- the LOC121977492 gene encoding cytochrome b5-like; its protein translation is MGASRVFQLSQVAPHNTERDAWLVINGRVLDVTRFLEDHPGGSEVLMESVGKDATAGFDAVGHSKAAAEIMAKYQVGVLQGFEDKYSALDAKEKSEGKVYEMTGRVIKEAPGRKRLWLIDLFVPSAVAVLAFWYRCSGSLAEV